From Sediminispirochaeta bajacaliforniensis DSM 16054, the proteins below share one genomic window:
- a CDS encoding tetratricopeptide repeat protein → MERNMILPQSRYQTGYRPETRRRGPIIIITIVSVLLVSAGLIFFLIPKKLPLDISVDETTLSPGDNSEEGDVFPEELWKQGDYSGVLSWSNRVLDQDPLSLEALIYHGFASFYYGIGQYTPEEQLPVFDDAIADLRRALLFDDVPMKAQIQYVLGKTYYHKGRYYADLALRNLLASEEEGYEGDDTLEYVGLAYGELGQYQKSLDYFLKAVEKEPSDILYLTIGQTYDKMELYKEAEAFLLKAIGATEDEGIEQKSRFLLGSLYMDRGELEKAKSQYEKILETNKRSADAYYYLGEVFEKQNNRVKARAEWRRALEIDPSHYGALTKLY, encoded by the coding sequence ATGGAGCGAAACATGATCCTGCCCCAAAGCAGATATCAAACCGGATATCGGCCGGAAACAAGGCGACGGGGACCAATAATTATCATCACTATTGTCTCGGTTCTCCTTGTTAGCGCCGGTCTTATCTTTTTCCTGATCCCCAAAAAGCTTCCGCTTGATATTTCGGTTGATGAGACAACTCTTTCGCCTGGAGATAATAGTGAAGAGGGGGATGTTTTTCCCGAAGAGTTATGGAAGCAGGGTGACTATTCAGGGGTCCTATCCTGGTCTAATCGCGTTCTGGATCAAGACCCGCTCTCATTGGAGGCTTTGATCTATCATGGCTTTGCTTCCTTTTATTATGGAATCGGTCAATATACTCCGGAAGAGCAACTTCCGGTATTTGACGATGCCATTGCTGATTTACGAAGGGCCTTACTTTTTGATGATGTTCCCATGAAGGCCCAGATCCAATATGTTTTGGGAAAGACCTATTATCACAAAGGGCGCTATTATGCAGATCTCGCGCTTCGGAATTTATTGGCATCCGAGGAAGAAGGCTATGAGGGTGATGATACTCTGGAGTATGTCGGGTTAGCCTATGGCGAGCTTGGACAGTACCAAAAGAGTCTTGATTATTTTCTCAAGGCGGTGGAAAAAGAACCAAGTGATATACTTTACCTGACGATTGGACAAACTTATGATAAGATGGAGTTATATAAAGAAGCAGAAGCGTTTCTTCTGAAGGCAATAGGAGCTACCGAAGATGAGGGAATCGAACAAAAAAGTAGATTTTTGCTCGGTTCGTTATATATGGATCGCGGCGAATTGGAGAAAGCAAAAAGCCAATATGAGAAAATTCTTGAGACAAATAAGCGATCTGCCGATGCATATTATTATCTTGGCGAAGTATTTGAGAAACAGAACAATAGGGTAAAGGCTCGGGCTGAATGGCGAAGGGCCCTTGAAATTGACCCTTCACATTACGGAGCCCTGACAAAGCTTTACTAA
- the mreD gene encoding rod shape-determining protein MreD, which yields MRTGKSFLYAIILLVIIFIDTTFFKNIGWAGVRPDFVLVLLVFMAHSTGSFKAVLLGFIAGIFLDALTLAPFGYFGLIYSVTGYLFGKTKGKVFLDPLFFPLLLLFFASLLKMVLSALLDVVFLASSEVSSFSAVSWLELAMNMILSPFVFGILKVTGLMNDKQREGF from the coding sequence GTGAGAACGGGAAAATCTTTTTTATATGCAATTATCCTTCTTGTAATCATCTTCATCGATACCACTTTCTTTAAAAATATAGGCTGGGCTGGTGTCCGTCCCGATTTCGTTCTTGTCCTGTTGGTCTTTATGGCCCATTCGACAGGCTCTTTCAAGGCCGTCCTTTTAGGATTTATCGCCGGGATTTTTCTCGATGCGCTTACCCTTGCTCCCTTTGGATATTTTGGATTGATATATTCTGTTACCGGCTATCTTTTTGGTAAGACTAAAGGAAAGGTATTTCTTGATCCATTGTTCTTTCCGTTATTATTACTATTTTTTGCATCGCTTTTGAAAATGGTGCTATCGGCACTCCTCGATGTCGTCTTTCTTGCGTCGAGTGAGGTGTCTTCTTTTTCTGCAGTATCCTGGCTTGAGCTTGCCATGAACATGATCCTGTCCCCCTTCGTTTTTGGGATTCTGAAAGTGACCGGCTTGATGAACGATAAGCAGCGGGAAGGGTTCTGA
- a CDS encoding rod shape-determining protein — translation MAMKKLAGAFSTDIGIDLGTCNTLVYVRGKGIVISEPSVVAVERGTKKVVAVGAEAKRMLWKTPGDIIAIRPLRDGVIADLETTEKMIRYFISKILPRRWFVKPRMVIGVPTCITEVERRAVEESAYKAGAREVKVIEESLAAAIGADIPIFEPAGHMVCDIGGGTTEISVISLGGMVVTNAIRLGGDEFDESIIKHVRNVHNLIIGEQTAENLKISIGNATADKKIEKMEIKGTDAITGLPRRLEIDSVEVREALQEPINAVVEEIKRTLGQTPPELAADIVERGIVMTGGGSLLKGFPRLIAKETGVPVILAEEPLLCVAQGAGMYFEHTRDAFGSKTIYNTLNS, via the coding sequence ATGGCCATGAAAAAACTAGCCGGAGCTTTTTCTACGGATATAGGAATTGATCTTGGAACATGTAACACCTTGGTATATGTACGTGGGAAGGGTATTGTGATCAGTGAGCCCTCCGTAGTTGCGGTTGAACGGGGGACAAAAAAGGTCGTTGCAGTGGGAGCAGAAGCAAAGAGAATGCTTTGGAAGACCCCCGGCGATATTATTGCAATTCGTCCATTGCGGGACGGTGTTATCGCCGATTTAGAAACAACCGAAAAGATGATACGTTATTTCATTTCGAAAATCCTGCCGCGTCGTTGGTTTGTAAAACCCCGTATGGTAATTGGTGTTCCCACCTGCATAACGGAGGTTGAACGACGGGCCGTGGAAGAAAGTGCCTATAAGGCTGGAGCACGTGAAGTGAAAGTCATCGAGGAGTCCCTTGCTGCAGCTATTGGTGCCGATATTCCTATTTTTGAACCTGCCGGCCATATGGTTTGTGACATCGGAGGGGGGACGACCGAAATCTCTGTAATCAGCCTCGGTGGTATGGTTGTTACCAATGCCATTCGTCTCGGTGGAGACGAGTTTGACGAGTCGATCATCAAGCATGTTAGAAATGTCCATAATCTGATTATCGGAGAACAGACTGCTGAGAATCTCAAGATATCGATTGGCAATGCCACCGCCGATAAGAAGATTGAAAAAATGGAGATTAAGGGAACCGATGCCATCACCGGCCTTCCCAGAAGACTAGAAATCGATAGCGTGGAAGTCAGAGAAGCGCTTCAGGAGCCGATCAATGCCGTTGTTGAAGAGATTAAACGTACACTGGGGCAGACCCCTCCGGAACTTGCGGCAGATATCGTCGAACGCGGCATTGTTATGACAGGAGGAGGTTCTCTTCTAAAGGGCTTCCCCAGACTGATTGCAAAGGAAACCGGGGTTCCCGTTATCCTTGCCGAGGAGCCTCTTCTTTGCGTAGCTCAAGGTGCAGGCATGTATTTTGAGCATACGCGTGATGCCTTCGGAAGCAAAACGATCTACAACACACTCAACAGTTGA
- the mreC gene encoding rod shape-determining protein MreC: MKKPKEFISSHAAGCLLAVSIFICLVGMGFETKNRFTNPVGLVRGSAAAIQYLFASVGNFFSGTVNSIGELRDLRKDYRALQNQVEHYQIIQRDLDSLRAENDRLRDQLSFSGELSYRHVPARVIAMDPGTLFHGMTVDKGMSSGVAVDMPVIAYQDGRQGLVGKVISATSRTAMILPVFDHECFVAARFSAGRYEGLVGGDGKKGGALFMRYVKKRAKEEIRYGDLVVTSGLRSIYPASIPIGRVVGIEAPEWQPSLIIEIEPAIDFSRLEYVFILKQEPNQ, from the coding sequence ATGAAAAAGCCAAAAGAGTTTATCTCATCGCATGCGGCAGGGTGTCTGCTGGCCGTTTCTATTTTTATCTGTCTCGTCGGAATGGGATTTGAAACGAAGAATCGCTTTACAAATCCGGTGGGTCTCGTTAGGGGCTCTGCAGCCGCGATCCAATATCTATTTGCCTCTGTAGGCAACTTTTTTTCCGGCACCGTCAACTCCATTGGTGAATTACGCGATTTGCGAAAAGATTACCGTGCCTTGCAAAATCAGGTTGAACACTATCAGATTATCCAACGGGACCTCGACTCTCTTCGAGCGGAAAATGACCGTCTACGGGATCAATTAAGCTTTTCGGGAGAACTATCCTATCGGCACGTACCGGCTAGGGTTATTGCAATGGATCCCGGAACCCTTTTTCATGGAATGACCGTCGATAAGGGCATGAGCAGTGGTGTCGCCGTTGATATGCCAGTGATTGCCTATCAGGATGGCCGCCAGGGGCTGGTCGGGAAGGTTATTTCGGCCACGTCAAGGACAGCGATGATCCTTCCCGTTTTCGATCACGAATGCTTTGTTGCTGCCCGTTTCTCAGCCGGACGTTATGAGGGTTTGGTCGGTGGTGATGGCAAAAAGGGTGGGGCACTTTTTATGCGTTATGTTAAGAAGCGCGCGAAAGAGGAAATTCGTTATGGCGATCTGGTGGTGACCAGCGGTTTGCGTTCTATCTATCCTGCCTCAATACCCATCGGAAGAGTAGTGGGCATAGAGGCTCCCGAATGGCAGCCCTCCTTGATTATTGAGATTGAGCCGGCTATTGATTTCTCACGACTTGAATATGTTTTTATTCTGAAGCAGGAGCCCAATCAGTGA